The proteins below come from a single Burkholderia sp. FERM BP-3421 genomic window:
- a CDS encoding YciI family protein — MYVIDIQYTVSLERIDDALERHRAFLQRHFDAGVFIAAGPKVPRTGGVILAARIDRDALDAILRSDPFVTEQLATYSVTEFRMTRAADGLNLPALP, encoded by the coding sequence ATGTACGTCATCGACATCCAGTACACGGTGTCGCTCGAGCGCATCGACGACGCGCTCGAACGCCATCGCGCCTTCCTGCAGCGGCACTTCGACGCGGGCGTGTTCATCGCCGCCGGCCCGAAGGTGCCGCGCACGGGCGGCGTGATCCTCGCCGCGCGCATCGATCGCGACGCGCTCGACGCGATCCTGCGGAGCGATCCGTTCGTCACCGAACAGCTCGCGACCTACTCGGTGACGGAGTTCCGCATGACCCGTGCGGCCGACGGCCTGAATCTGCCGGCGCTGCCGTAG
- a CDS encoding methyl-accepting chemotaxis protein, which produces MSRMSLNRKLWLALALVWVGLLGVGAWSAFETRATMLAERKAGMTNLVDAAQGVVQSYYALSQSGAMSEADAQRDALARLAAMRYDGDSGYVFVTDAKPTVLMHPTLPKLVGTVVSDFKDPDGKLLFVSVVNAAKADGRGFVNYRGRLPHSETAVPKISYVTRFAPWDWYISSGVFIKDIDTVYYETLVGHLAVVAVIGAVITLAMLVIIRNVRRSLGGEPDEAAALAARIALGDLTQTVPVRPGDTHSMMAAMHEMQDRLQGTIGGIRHAAESIAAASQQIAAGNNDLSARTEQQAASLEETAASMEELTATVKQNADNARQASGLAHNASDIALKGNDVVNRVIGTMGEINDSSQKIADIIGVIEGIAFQTNILALNAAVEAARAGEQGRGFAVVAGEVRSLAQRSATAAKEIKQLINVSVERVHNGSSLVGQAGTTMSEILQAVRRVTDIMGEIAAASEEQASGITQVGRAVTQMDEVTQQNAALVEEATAAAASLQEQAARLRESVSAFQVRGAPPPRTARAPARPAAPSGGSGDDAARAEPALA; this is translated from the coding sequence ATGAGCAGAATGAGTTTGAACCGCAAGCTGTGGCTGGCGCTTGCGCTCGTATGGGTCGGATTGTTGGGGGTGGGCGCGTGGAGCGCGTTCGAGACGCGCGCGACGATGCTCGCCGAGCGCAAGGCGGGCATGACGAATCTCGTCGACGCCGCGCAGGGCGTGGTGCAGTCGTACTACGCGCTGTCCCAGAGCGGCGCGATGAGCGAGGCCGATGCGCAGCGCGACGCGCTCGCGCGGCTCGCGGCGATGCGCTACGACGGCGACTCCGGCTATGTGTTCGTGACCGACGCGAAGCCCACGGTGCTCATGCACCCGACGCTGCCGAAGCTGGTCGGCACCGTGGTCAGCGATTTCAAGGATCCCGACGGCAAGCTGCTGTTCGTCTCGGTGGTGAACGCGGCGAAGGCCGACGGACGCGGCTTCGTGAACTACCGCGGCCGGCTGCCGCACAGCGAGACGGCGGTGCCGAAGATCAGCTACGTGACGCGCTTCGCGCCGTGGGACTGGTACATCTCGAGCGGCGTGTTCATCAAGGACATCGATACGGTCTACTACGAGACCCTGGTCGGCCACCTCGCGGTGGTGGCGGTGATCGGGGCCGTGATCACGCTCGCGATGCTCGTGATCATCCGCAACGTGCGGCGCAGCCTCGGCGGCGAGCCGGACGAGGCGGCCGCCCTGGCCGCGCGCATCGCGCTCGGCGACCTGACCCAGACGGTGCCGGTGCGCCCGGGCGATACCCACAGCATGATGGCCGCGATGCACGAGATGCAGGACCGGCTGCAAGGCACGATCGGCGGCATCCGCCATGCGGCGGAATCGATCGCGGCGGCCAGCCAGCAGATCGCGGCCGGCAACAACGACCTGTCGGCGCGCACCGAGCAGCAGGCGGCCTCGCTGGAGGAGACCGCCGCGAGCATGGAAGAGCTGACCGCGACCGTCAAGCAGAACGCCGACAACGCGCGCCAGGCGAGCGGCCTCGCGCACAACGCGTCGGACATCGCGCTCAAGGGCAACGACGTGGTGAACCGCGTGATCGGCACGATGGGCGAGATCAACGACAGTTCGCAGAAGATCGCCGACATCATCGGCGTGATCGAAGGCATTGCGTTCCAGACCAACATCCTCGCGCTGAACGCGGCCGTCGAAGCGGCGCGCGCGGGCGAGCAGGGTCGCGGCTTCGCGGTGGTGGCGGGCGAGGTGCGCTCGCTCGCGCAGCGCAGCGCGACGGCGGCCAAGGAGATCAAGCAGCTGATCAATGTGTCGGTCGAGCGCGTGCACAACGGCTCGTCGCTGGTCGGCCAGGCCGGCACGACGATGAGCGAGATCCTGCAGGCGGTGCGGCGCGTGACCGACATCATGGGCGAGATCGCCGCCGCGTCCGAGGAGCAGGCGAGCGGGATCACCCAGGTCGGCCGCGCGGTCACGCAGATGGACGAGGTCACCCAGCAGAACGCGGCGCTCGTCGAGGAGGCGACCGCCGCGGCCGCGTCGCTGCAGGAACAGGCGGCGCGCCTGCGCGAATCGGTCAGCGCGTTCCAGGTGCGCGGCGCTCCGCCGCCGCGCACGGCGCGCGCGCCGGCGCGACCGGCCGCGCCGAGCGGCGGGAGCGGGGACGACGCGGCGCGCGCCGAGCCGGCCCTGGCCTGA